The proteins below are encoded in one region of Qipengyuania pelagi:
- a CDS encoding glutathione synthase produces the protein MTADKIKLAFVVNDVATEQDNYSTIRLARRAVARGHQVALIGLGDFIYDWEEGICAMATLSKISEFEDDTDYLAHLQNTGMDRTRIALSDWDILMLRSDPAEELVARSWAPSSSLLFAQLASLQRTIVLNDPRHLTDAVNKTYFQGFPASVRPETMITREPKEVRRFLDAHGGKGVIKPLQGSGGQGVFLLDKKNRQNLNQITEAVIRDGYAIVQEYLPAAADGDLRIITLNGRPLKVDDTYASLRRFSQTEDHRSNISAGGGYEMMAPDENALAIAEIVGPKLIDDGMYLTGLDIVGDKMIELNVDTPGGISFMEDLSGVNFSGAIIDDLERKIRLQRQYDGTLTNRQLAVI, from the coding sequence GTGACGGCTGATAAGATCAAGCTTGCCTTCGTAGTCAACGACGTAGCCACCGAGCAGGACAACTATTCGACCATTCGCCTCGCCCGTCGGGCAGTGGCGCGAGGACATCAGGTCGCGCTTATCGGCCTTGGTGATTTCATCTACGACTGGGAGGAGGGCATCTGTGCCATGGCCACCCTCAGCAAGATCAGCGAGTTCGAGGACGATACCGACTATCTTGCGCACTTGCAGAATACTGGGATGGACCGGACCAGAATTGCGCTTAGCGACTGGGACATCCTCATGCTTCGTAGCGACCCGGCCGAAGAACTCGTCGCGCGCAGTTGGGCCCCGTCATCCAGCTTGCTGTTCGCGCAACTGGCTTCCCTACAGCGAACCATCGTGCTTAACGATCCCCGCCATCTGACCGATGCAGTGAACAAGACCTATTTCCAGGGTTTTCCTGCCAGCGTGCGTCCCGAAACCATGATAACCCGCGAACCGAAAGAGGTCAGGCGTTTCCTAGATGCCCATGGTGGCAAGGGCGTGATTAAGCCCTTGCAGGGATCTGGCGGACAAGGCGTTTTCCTCCTCGACAAGAAAAATCGACAGAATCTCAACCAGATAACCGAAGCGGTCATTCGCGATGGCTATGCTATCGTGCAAGAATACCTTCCCGCAGCCGCGGATGGCGACCTGCGCATCATCACTCTGAACGGGCGCCCGCTCAAGGTAGATGACACCTATGCTAGCCTACGCCGGTTTAGCCAGACCGAGGATCACCGATCGAACATTTCAGCCGGTGGGGGATACGAGATGATGGCTCCCGACGAAAACGCGCTGGCGATCGCTGAAATCGTGGGGCCCAAGTTGATCGACGACGGCATGTATCTAACTGGCCTCGATATCGTGGGGGACAAGATGATCGAGCTGAACGTCGATACGCCTGGCGGGATCAGCTTCATGGAGGATCTCAGTGGGGTGAATTTCAGCGGCGCAATCATAGACGATCTGGAGCGCAAGATACGCCTGCAGCGTCAATATGACGGTACGCTGACCAATCGTCAGCTCGCCGTCATATAG
- a CDS encoding tyrosine/phenylalanine carboxypeptidase domain-containing protein, whose translation MAKERKHHNGADELLCEAAIAVDRALEEMDRKIDWLERLTPVNIDEIWDGFQASSFRSMPDSRYGEGLDQDAPVLRSELFSLPVREIKNPIVEALMLEKQRELDRQIELVRMRDKDGFILASIDLFGHVSERFLQTAKDLLATVPVLTPKQEDVGAAEVCEAAEAAIAGYRKRAPTFRCGIVVDPTPGTSMYVSAGDFHVAHDYRTSRHRVKPLIAHEIGTHVLTRHNGRRQPLHTLAGGLCDYDVLQEGLAVLGEYLTGYLPADRLRVLAARVVAAHMAAEKETGAEIYACLTEQHAIPSKDAFDTAVRAKRGGGLTKDALYLKGLEELLAYLSRGDKFEILFLGKFALKQLPSLEKLIELGILHPPELLPTYCDDAAARQRLAQVRKLPLSALYQETPQ comes from the coding sequence ATGGCAAAGGAAAGAAAACACCATAACGGCGCGGACGAACTGCTCTGCGAGGCGGCGATCGCCGTTGATCGCGCTCTCGAGGAGATGGACCGGAAAATCGACTGGCTGGAGCGTCTGACGCCGGTTAATATCGACGAAATCTGGGACGGCTTCCAGGCATCGTCCTTCCGGTCGATGCCCGACAGCCGATATGGCGAGGGGCTCGATCAAGATGCGCCCGTACTTCGTAGCGAACTATTCAGTTTGCCTGTTCGCGAGATCAAGAACCCGATCGTCGAGGCGCTTATGCTTGAGAAGCAGCGTGAGCTCGACCGCCAAATCGAACTGGTTCGTATGCGCGACAAGGATGGCTTCATCCTGGCGAGCATCGACCTTTTTGGACATGTCAGCGAGCGGTTTCTCCAGACGGCAAAAGACTTGCTGGCAACTGTTCCGGTCCTCACGCCGAAACAGGAGGACGTCGGGGCTGCCGAAGTGTGCGAAGCAGCGGAAGCTGCCATTGCCGGTTATCGCAAACGGGCGCCGACCTTTCGGTGCGGTATTGTGGTCGATCCTACGCCGGGGACCTCGATGTACGTGTCCGCAGGTGATTTCCACGTCGCACACGATTACCGTACTTCGCGCCATAGGGTGAAGCCTCTCATCGCCCACGAGATCGGCACCCACGTCTTAACCCGCCATAACGGTCGGCGGCAGCCTTTGCACACCCTAGCAGGCGGGCTGTGCGACTACGATGTTCTGCAGGAGGGCCTCGCGGTGCTCGGAGAGTACCTCACGGGGTATCTCCCGGCCGATCGCTTACGTGTCCTTGCCGCGAGGGTCGTTGCAGCACATATGGCCGCCGAGAAAGAGACGGGCGCCGAAATCTATGCCTGTTTGACAGAGCAACACGCAATTCCCTCGAAAGACGCTTTTGATACCGCTGTGCGTGCCAAGCGGGGGGGCGGGCTGACCAAGGACGCTCTTTATCTTAAGGGATTGGAAGAGCTCCTCGCCTATCTAAGTCGTGGAGACAAATTCGAGATTCTTTTCCTCGGGAAGTTTGCTCTGAAGCAATTGCCAAGCTTGGAAAAGCTGATCGAACTGGGAATTCTACACCCGCCCGAACTCCTGCCCACCTATTGTGATGACGCGGCCGCCCGCCAGCGGCTTGCGCAGGTGCGCAAGCTTCCGCTCTCAGCGCTTTACCAGGAAACACCTCAGTGA
- a CDS encoding N-formylglutamate amidohydrolase, whose amino-acid sequence MEQTSLTSSKTTAPWDVVTQPGPVLVAAIHAGHTIRGSLAPWLEIGETDRLREEDPLTDFFLTAGDTIIRANRSRFEFDLNRPSETAVTTNPEDTWGLRIWKPDMPEREKELSLRLHRQFYDQVARCVDEMIEAHGRILVLDVHSYNHRRAGRDAEPDDPQLSPDIDLGATTLDKDIFGGLLERFGDALRSHPLNGRTLEVGTNIRWKDGGHFPEWLHAKYGDAACVITLEYKKVFMDEWGRSADILALQDLREGFLAAVDEARDWLAEYPAPGQAQSKARMPA is encoded by the coding sequence ATGGAGCAGACATCACTCACCTCGTCGAAGACAACTGCCCCATGGGACGTCGTCACGCAGCCCGGGCCGGTGCTCGTCGCGGCCATTCATGCAGGGCATACAATTCGCGGATCGCTCGCGCCATGGCTTGAGATCGGGGAAACCGATCGACTTAGAGAAGAAGACCCCCTTACCGATTTTTTCCTTACCGCTGGCGACACTATAATCCGCGCCAATAGGTCGCGGTTCGAATTCGACCTGAACCGCCCGTCCGAGACTGCGGTCACTACGAACCCCGAAGACACTTGGGGGCTGCGTATCTGGAAGCCCGACATGCCTGAGAGGGAGAAGGAACTTTCCCTAAGGCTTCACCGGCAATTCTACGATCAGGTCGCTCGGTGCGTGGATGAGATGATCGAGGCTCATGGGCGGATCCTCGTGCTCGACGTGCACAGCTACAACCATCGGCGAGCAGGTCGCGATGCGGAGCCAGATGATCCGCAACTCAGCCCCGATATCGATCTGGGGGCTACTACGTTAGACAAGGATATCTTCGGGGGGCTTCTCGAGAGGTTCGGCGATGCCCTGCGCTCGCATCCGCTAAATGGCCGGACGCTCGAGGTGGGCACGAATATTCGCTGGAAGGATGGCGGGCATTTCCCTGAATGGCTTCACGCCAAATACGGCGATGCCGCTTGTGTGATCACGCTCGAATATAAGAAAGTGTTCATGGATGAATGGGGCCGCTCGGCGGACATACTCGCGCTACAGGATTTGCGTGAAGGCTTCCTCGCGGCGGTGGACGAGGCGCGCGATTGGCTCGCCGAATATCCTGCCCCCGGCCAGGCCCAAAGCAAAGCTCGAATGCCAGCATGA
- a CDS encoding PRC-barrel domain-containing protein, translating into MHTEAEKNSAVISSDRVEGTAVFDRGGKNIGHVDHVLIEKRGGQATEAVLSVGGFLGMGDEKHCVPWSKLDYDTDLGGYHLNIDEDALREGPRFTSEERHKTYDDNFRSGVHKYYETAQVA; encoded by the coding sequence ATGCATACTGAAGCAGAAAAGAATTCCGCTGTTATTTCGAGTGATCGCGTCGAAGGTACAGCCGTCTTTGATCGCGGCGGGAAAAACATCGGCCACGTAGATCACGTATTGATCGAGAAGCGCGGTGGACAGGCAACAGAAGCAGTTTTGTCGGTCGGCGGTTTCCTGGGAATGGGTGATGAGAAGCACTGCGTCCCTTGGTCGAAGCTCGATTATGATACCGACCTTGGTGGCTACCACCTTAACATCGACGAAGATGCCCTTCGCGAAGGGCCGCGCTTCACTTCCGAGGAACGACACAAGACCTACGACGATAATTTCCGGTCTGGCGTTCACAAATACTATGAAACAGCGCAGGTAGCTTAG
- a CDS encoding SDR family oxidoreductase, producing MNCIASGPVLETAFSLDAMPEEDVAEFGKDYPLDRPAQPAELAPPYVMLASDETSYISGATIAVTGGKPMM from the coding sequence GTGAACTGCATCGCGTCCGGGCCGGTTTTGGAGACCGCTTTTTCCCTCGACGCGATGCCGGAAGAGGATGTTGCTGAATTCGGCAAGGATTATCCGCTTGACCGCCCCGCGCAGCCCGCCGAACTTGCGCCGCCATACGTCATGCTGGCGAGCGATGAAACAAGCTACATTTCGGGAGCTACAATCGCCGTCACCGGCGGAAAACCGATGATGTGA
- a CDS encoding sodium:calcium antiporter — translation MSLAGLSLFALVPLFLTGAVLVWFAGARLAGYADTISQRSGIGQATIGVILLGAVTSLPEITTTSVAVISDNPRMAVNNLVGGVAFQVVVIALADLFVGKNALTSMVPGPRVMLNAAVSIVLLVLVALGVMVGDWELWGIGVGFFPVLTATTYLLCLWRLGRSVSSRGWTPEALPEVDRQEEAPSELSNARLVGVTVTAAVLICAGGTLVTLAAEGMAEQTGTDTGVMGLTLLAFATSLPELSTAIAAVRIRRVELAIGDILGGNMFDVTLVLLIDILAAGPLVLNQVDRSAMVAALLGILLTMLVLIGLLERRNKAMLRMGYDSIAVLVAYSAGLAAILGGAFAE, via the coding sequence ATGAGCCTTGCTGGCTTGTCTCTGTTCGCGCTCGTCCCGCTGTTCCTGACCGGAGCCGTGCTCGTCTGGTTCGCCGGAGCACGGCTGGCGGGCTATGCCGACACGATATCGCAGCGGAGTGGCATCGGACAGGCGACTATCGGCGTCATCTTGCTGGGCGCGGTGACTTCGTTGCCCGAAATCACCACCACCAGCGTCGCGGTAATCTCCGACAATCCGCGCATGGCGGTCAATAATCTCGTCGGCGGGGTCGCCTTTCAGGTGGTCGTCATCGCGCTGGCTGATCTGTTCGTGGGCAAAAATGCGCTGACCAGTATGGTGCCGGGGCCGCGCGTTATGCTCAACGCGGCAGTCAGCATCGTGCTTCTGGTGCTCGTGGCGCTGGGCGTGATGGTGGGCGACTGGGAATTATGGGGCATCGGGGTCGGCTTCTTCCCGGTGCTGACCGCCACAACCTATCTTTTGTGCCTCTGGCGGTTAGGGAGGAGCGTCTCTTCGAGAGGCTGGACGCCGGAAGCCTTGCCGGAGGTGGATCGACAAGAAGAAGCCCCTTCTGAGCTTTCCAATGCCCGACTTGTCGGCGTCACCGTAACAGCAGCCGTGCTGATCTGTGCAGGCGGCACACTCGTGACATTGGCGGCGGAGGGGATGGCCGAACAAACGGGTACCGATACCGGAGTGATGGGCCTGACCCTGCTCGCCTTCGCCACGTCACTGCCCGAACTCAGCACGGCAATTGCCGCGGTTCGCATCCGCCGTGTGGAATTGGCTATTGGCGATATACTGGGCGGCAACATGTTCGATGTGACACTGGTCCTGCTGATCGATATCTTGGCGGCGGGGCCGCTCGTACTCAATCAGGTCGATCGCAGCGCGATGGTGGCCGCGCTCCTCGGCATATTACTGACCATGCTGGTCCTGATCGGCCTGCTCGAACGGCGGAACAAGGCCATGCTCCGCATGGGCTACGATTCAATCGCCGTGCTTGTCGCCTATAGTGCGGGATTGGCGGCGATCCTGGGCGGCGCCTTTGCCGAATGA
- a CDS encoding ZIP family metal transporter: MESSGLLAVLALALLPSLGNLLGVALAEWRKPPEWLVGGALHAAAGIATAVAAIELIPRSQERIETWLLVVALIVGAICSASIAKATRKIRDRMGSAAGRATTWGAYAAVGVDLLTDGLMTGGGGAVARELGLLLALSQVAGNLPGGFAIAANFRSAKITRRHRLSALAIYPLLPVIGAFAGYTVLAGAGDVLTGFVLAVFAGLLLTATIEDIVPEADQPKAKRRISSPSFALGFGALLLTSAYLGQ, translated from the coding sequence ATGGAGTCTTCTGGCCTTCTTGCGGTACTCGCTCTCGCGCTGCTGCCTTCGCTGGGTAATCTTCTTGGCGTTGCGCTGGCCGAGTGGCGCAAGCCGCCCGAATGGCTGGTCGGCGGCGCGCTCCATGCCGCTGCTGGGATCGCCACCGCGGTTGCCGCAATTGAGCTCATCCCGCGTTCGCAGGAGCGGATCGAGACCTGGCTGTTGGTCGTGGCGCTGATCGTCGGGGCAATCTGCTCCGCAAGTATCGCCAAAGCCACACGAAAGATCCGCGACCGAATGGGTAGCGCCGCAGGCCGTGCGACCACTTGGGGGGCCTATGCCGCAGTGGGCGTTGACTTGCTGACCGATGGACTGATGACCGGCGGCGGGGGAGCGGTGGCGCGCGAACTGGGGCTGCTGCTGGCCCTGTCTCAAGTGGCGGGCAACTTGCCGGGTGGCTTCGCCATCGCTGCGAATTTCCGCTCGGCAAAGATTACGCGCAGGCACCGGCTAAGCGCGCTGGCGATCTATCCGCTGCTTCCGGTGATCGGTGCGTTCGCGGGGTATACCGTGTTGGCCGGAGCGGGGGATGTGCTGACGGGCTTCGTGCTCGCTGTGTTCGCGGGCCTGCTACTGACCGCGACGATCGAGGATATCGTGCCCGAAGCCGACCAGCCCAAGGCTAAGCGCCGTATATCGAGCCCGTCCTTCGCACTGGGCTTCGGAGCACTCCTGTTGACTTCGGCTTATCTTGGACAGTGA
- a CDS encoding protein-L-isoaspartate O-methyltransferase family protein: MSGTDYADRRQLINRNQIAARGFRDEAFLSAFAKAPRETYVDHRMDGGEVGADDRLLEVGAVTGYAAAVLSRPAGQVHAIKWHEALARQAAARIRELAYDDCEIITGDGLKGLPNEASFDAILVAVRFDSVPDALKR, from the coding sequence GTGAGCGGCACCGACTATGCTGACCGGCGCCAGTTGATCAACCGCAACCAGATTGCCGCGCGCGGCTTTCGCGACGAGGCGTTTCTGTCCGCCTTTGCCAAAGCCCCGCGCGAAACCTACGTCGATCACCGGATGGATGGGGGGGAAGTCGGGGCAGACGACCGATTGCTCGAGGTCGGGGCGGTAACGGGTTATGCCGCAGCCGTCCTCTCCCGCCCTGCTGGGCAGGTCCATGCGATCAAGTGGCACGAGGCGCTGGCAAGGCAGGCGGCGGCGCGGATTAGGGAGTTGGCCTACGACGATTGCGAGATCATTACGGGAGATGGTCTGAAGGGTCTGCCGAACGAGGCGTCCTTCGACGCGATTTTGGTGGCGGTGCGGTTCGATAGCGTGCCGGACGCGCTCAAGCGGTGA
- a CDS encoding L,D-transpeptidase family protein: MLIATALLCVPSVSPAQSTTDAEAGIETTQSESLDLKIPPSVPETAFSGARSRVVLAAQVMLDRSRHSPGVIDGLMGGNTMRAIQHFRRARGLPAEGSIDPQLMRSLINSQGGEIFQTYTITRDDVDGPFFRVPDAMSAMAALERVGWTSPQELIADRFHMDQDLLRALNPEADFSRVGTRITIVAHREETLPSQVARIEVRKSDNSVVAFDERGNILASYPATVGSAQFPSPSGSMEVVAVAPDANYTFDPSGREWGPDETLIVPPGPNNPVGGIWIDLSKPGYGIHGSPDPQLIGKTASHGCVRLTNWDAKELADAVRQGTRVVFANQAGGAS; the protein is encoded by the coding sequence GTGTTGATCGCCACCGCGCTTCTCTGTGTTCCCTCGGTATCGCCGGCCCAGTCAACAACCGATGCCGAAGCGGGTATCGAGACGACACAAAGCGAAAGTCTTGATCTGAAAATCCCACCCTCGGTGCCGGAAACGGCATTTTCTGGCGCTCGTTCGCGCGTAGTGCTTGCCGCGCAGGTTATGCTCGATCGGAGCCGCCATTCGCCCGGCGTGATCGATGGTCTCATGGGCGGCAACACGATGCGGGCGATCCAGCATTTCCGACGAGCCCGCGGGCTTCCTGCCGAGGGAAGCATCGATCCGCAGCTTATGCGATCACTGATAAACTCGCAGGGCGGTGAGATTTTCCAGACCTACACGATCACGCGCGACGACGTGGACGGACCGTTCTTTCGTGTGCCCGACGCTATGTCGGCAATGGCAGCGCTGGAGCGTGTTGGCTGGACCTCGCCGCAGGAGCTGATCGCAGACCGGTTCCATATGGATCAGGACCTGCTTCGGGCGCTCAATCCCGAGGCCGATTTCAGCCGCGTGGGGACGCGGATCACTATTGTTGCGCATCGAGAGGAAACACTTCCTTCGCAGGTCGCCCGGATTGAGGTCCGCAAGTCGGACAATTCGGTCGTCGCTTTCGACGAGCGGGGCAATATCCTTGCCAGTTATCCCGCGACGGTGGGCAGCGCGCAATTTCCCAGCCCCTCCGGTTCGATGGAGGTGGTCGCGGTAGCGCCCGATGCAAACTATACCTTCGATCCGAGCGGGCGCGAATGGGGTCCCGACGAAACGCTGATCGTCCCGCCCGGGCCGAACAATCCGGTGGGCGGCATTTGGATCGATCTGAGCAAACCCGGATATGGCATCCACGGATCGCCCGACCCGCAACTGATCGGCAAGACCGCCAGCCATGGATGCGTAAGACTTACCAACTGGGATGCGAAGGAACTGGCGGATGCGGTGCGCCAGGGGACGCGCGTGGTGTTCGCTAACCAAGCTGGAGGTGCATCGTGA
- a CDS encoding PQQ-dependent sugar dehydrogenase has product MNRLAHLVLPLTIALAACQVGSDPDLDQTGDQPELPEQNDALVPEMEIPTPEGWGGELPIVPEGYTVSAIAQDLKIPRQTLVLPNGDILVAEGSGGKAPKLRPKDVIAGWIKKRGKSPVEGGDRLTLLRDEDGDGQTDLQTTFIEGLDAPYGLALVDGTLYVANQGNLVSFEYTEGATRIAGSGTEVTKLPAKINHHWTKAMTASPDGSKLYVGIGSNSNVGERGMDVEEDRAVIWEIDRETGASRIFASGIRNPTALAFDPWNEQLWAVVNERDELGPQLVPDYLTSVRDGAFYGWPYSYYGQNVDPRIKPARPDLVNKAVVPDYALGSHVAALGVDFTTDGGLGGRFAEGAFVGMHGSWNRADPSGYKVVFVPFRGGRPSGEPIDLLTGFLKDGHARGRPVGVTYDEARGVLYVADDVSNTVWRIAPRGAARRNSSGDTTQLPGDPRPPSTAPTTRKLRLVAPPETGMALACIGCAPLVQISNRTLNSLFGIE; this is encoded by the coding sequence ATGAACCGCTTAGCCCATCTCGTCTTGCCGCTGACAATCGCGCTTGCCGCCTGCCAGGTCGGCAGCGATCCCGATCTCGATCAGACCGGTGACCAGCCCGAGCTTCCCGAACAGAACGATGCTCTCGTGCCGGAGATGGAAATTCCAACGCCGGAAGGATGGGGGGGCGAACTACCCATCGTACCCGAGGGGTACACTGTTTCCGCCATTGCACAGGATCTGAAGATTCCACGGCAGACGCTCGTGCTGCCCAATGGGGACATTCTGGTCGCCGAGGGTTCTGGCGGCAAGGCGCCAAAGTTGAGGCCCAAGGATGTTATCGCTGGCTGGATAAAGAAGCGCGGCAAAAGCCCGGTCGAAGGCGGGGACCGGCTAACCCTGCTGCGTGATGAGGACGGCGATGGGCAAACCGATCTCCAGACCACTTTTATCGAAGGTCTTGACGCTCCCTATGGCTTGGCCTTGGTCGATGGCACGCTCTACGTAGCCAATCAGGGTAATCTGGTAAGCTTCGAATATACCGAAGGAGCCACCAGAATCGCGGGGTCTGGTACCGAAGTCACAAAGCTTCCCGCGAAAATCAATCACCACTGGACCAAGGCGATGACCGCCAGCCCCGATGGCTCGAAGCTTTATGTGGGCATCGGCTCGAACAGCAATGTCGGCGAACGCGGCATGGATGTCGAAGAGGACCGTGCGGTCATATGGGAGATAGACCGCGAAACGGGTGCCAGTCGGATATTCGCTTCCGGCATCCGCAACCCGACCGCACTCGCCTTCGACCCGTGGAACGAGCAGCTTTGGGCGGTCGTCAACGAGCGCGACGAACTCGGGCCGCAACTCGTCCCCGATTATCTGACTTCCGTACGCGACGGTGCCTTTTATGGCTGGCCCTACAGTTACTACGGCCAGAACGTCGATCCGAGGATCAAGCCGGCGAGGCCCGACCTGGTGAACAAGGCCGTTGTGCCCGACTACGCGCTAGGCTCGCATGTAGCTGCACTAGGTGTCGATTTCACCACCGACGGGGGTTTGGGTGGCCGGTTCGCCGAAGGCGCGTTCGTCGGGATGCACGGAAGCTGGAATCGAGCCGATCCGTCGGGCTATAAAGTCGTCTTCGTCCCTTTCCGCGGCGGGCGCCCGAGCGGCGAACCCATCGATCTGCTCACAGGTTTTTTGAAAGACGGGCACGCGAGGGGGCGCCCCGTGGGCGTGACGTACGATGAGGCGCGTGGTGTACTATATGTCGCGGATGATGTGTCGAACACCGTTTGGCGTATCGCCCCACGCGGTGCAGCACGCCGTAACTCCTCGGGAGACACAACCCAGTTGCCTGGCGACCCACGGCCGCCGTCCACAGCGCCCACCACCAGGAAACTCCGTTTGGTAGCGCCGCCCGAAACCGGGATGGCGCTTGCGTGCATTGGATGCGCGCCCTTGGTTCAAATATCAAATCGTACGCTCAACAGCCTTTTCGGGATTGAGTAG
- a CDS encoding DUF2231 domain-containing protein, protein MDRTVTNSRSFANPLHAILLAFPVALYPAALLTDITYLNTAEIQWTNFSSWLIAGADLFAGLVLASALLAIFFGRARHAKGRGTLYLIVIAAMFGLGVLNAFQHARDGWHSVGTLGLMLSILCSILALIAAFIAYGTQTVEKRA, encoded by the coding sequence ATGGATCGCACAGTCACTAATTCCCGTTCTTTTGCAAATCCCTTGCACGCGATACTGCTTGCCTTTCCCGTGGCGCTTTATCCTGCCGCTTTACTTACCGATATAACCTATCTGAATACGGCGGAGATCCAGTGGACCAACTTCTCGTCCTGGCTCATTGCCGGGGCAGACCTGTTCGCGGGCCTGGTCCTCGCCTCGGCACTGCTCGCCATCTTCTTCGGACGAGCTCGCCACGCGAAAGGTCGCGGTACGCTCTATCTGATTGTCATCGCCGCAATGTTCGGTCTCGGTGTGCTGAATGCATTCCAGCACGCTCGTGACGGCTGGCATTCCGTTGGCACTCTGGGACTTATGCTTTCGATTCTGTGCTCGATCCTTGCCCTGATCGCAGCGTTTATCGCTTACGGCACCCAGACGGTGGAGAAACGCGCATGA